One Defluviimonas sp. SAOS-178_SWC DNA window includes the following coding sequences:
- a CDS encoding CbbQ/NirQ/NorQ/GpvN family protein, whose product MDGTYDIKGAADAPFYLPQGDECAVFTAAFQNSLPMLLKGPTGCGKTRFVAHMAATLGRPLYTVACHDDLSAADLIGRYLLKGGETVWVDGPLTRAVREGAICYLDEVVEARKDVTVVLHPLTDDRRILPIDRTGEELEAAPGFMLVASYNPGYQNILKTLKPSTRQRFVSLDFTFPKPEHEIPVVARESGLSEDRVKPLVRLANKFRALKGQDLEEGTSTRLVVYAATLIAQGMTPDRAIRVAMIEPLTDDDDTKRGLLDLVTAVFG is encoded by the coding sequence ATGGACGGCACATATGACATCAAGGGGGCGGCGGACGCCCCCTTCTACCTGCCCCAAGGCGACGAATGCGCCGTGTTCACGGCGGCCTTCCAGAACAGCCTGCCGATGCTGCTGAAGGGCCCGACGGGCTGCGGCAAGACCCGCTTCGTGGCCCATATGGCCGCGACGCTCGGCCGGCCGCTTTATACCGTCGCCTGCCATGACGACCTCTCGGCCGCCGACCTCATCGGCCGCTACCTCTTGAAGGGCGGCGAGACGGTGTGGGTCGACGGTCCTCTGACCCGCGCGGTGCGCGAGGGGGCGATCTGCTATCTCGACGAGGTGGTGGAGGCGCGGAAGGACGTGACCGTCGTCCTCCATCCCCTGACCGATGACCGGCGCATCCTGCCGATCGACCGGACGGGAGAGGAACTGGAGGCCGCGCCGGGCTTCATGCTGGTCGCCTCCTACAACCCCGGCTACCAGAACATCCTGAAGACGCTGAAACCGTCCACCCGGCAGCGCTTCGTCAGCCTTGACTTCACCTTCCCCAAGCCGGAGCACGAAATCCCCGTCGTCGCCCGCGAAAGCGGCCTTTCGGAGGATCGCGTGAAGCCCCTCGTGCGGCTCGCGAACAAGTTCCGCGCGCTCAAGGGCCAGGATCTGGAGGAAGGCACCTCCACCCGCCTCGTCGTCTACGCGGCAACGCTCATCGCGCAAGGGATGACGCCCGATCGGGCCATCCGCGTCGCGATGATCGAGCCGTTGACAGACGACGACGACACCAAGCGCGGGCTCCTCGATCTCGTCACCGCCGTTTTCGGGTGA